In Salmo salar chromosome ssa03, Ssal_v3.1, whole genome shotgun sequence, a single genomic region encodes these proteins:
- the xpp3 gene encoding xaa-Pro aminopeptidase 3 isoform X2 has product MSPLNQEGGNRGRFHQDTSASEVTPGLTQTEFDLRRQRLASLIEVQADRLGPTASSNKHLVIVLSHPIRYMTNDIPYPFHQNQDFLYLTGILEPDSALVLCGTGRPDQAILFVPRRDPARELWDGPRSGKDGAAALTGVERVHCTEELGLVLKSLKGSTVWYDGSKPCHPGLHQNHVRPLLEGGPMVHSLRPLTHSLRALKSPAEVALMKEAGRITAQAFKKTMGMSQGDIDESLLYAKFDFECRAHGANFLAYPPVVAGGNRANTLHYINNNQIVKNGEMVLLDGGCEYFCYVSDITRTWPVNGKFSPAQAELYEAVLEVQKACLSLCSPGVSLDHIYSTMLALLGRQLRQLGIVKGSTSDADALKAARRYCPHHVGHYLGMDVHDTPELSRSQPLQPGMAITIEPGLYICEDDDQVPERFRGLGVRIEDDVVIQDEINPLILSSDTPKTIADVERACAQS; this is encoded by the exons CGGCAAAGACTGGCCTCTCTCATCGAGGTTCAGGCAGATCGGCTGGGACCCACTGCTTCGTCCAACAAACACCTCGTCATTGTACTCTCCCACCCAATCCGCTACATGACCAATGACATCCCCTACCCCTTCCACCAGAACCAGGACTTCCTCTACCTCACAGGCATCCTTGAGCCAGACAGCGCCCTGGTTCTGTGTGGTACCGGCCGCCCGGACCAAGCCATCCTCTTTGTACCGCGCAGGGACCCGGCCAGGGAGCTGTGGGACGGGCCCAGGTCAGGGAAGGACGGGGCAGCAGCGTTGACGGGGGTGGAGAGGGTCCACTGCACAGAAGAGTTGGGACTTGTACTCAAAAGCCTTAAAG GTAGCACTGTGTGGTATGATGGCTCCAAGCCCTGCCACCCTGGGCTCCACCAGAACCATGTTCGGCCCCTGTTGGAAGGGGGGCCCATGGTGCACTCTCTCAGACCccttacacactccctcagggccCTCAAGAGCCCAGCCGAGGTGGCTCTCATGAAGGAGGCTGGTCGCATCACAGCACAG GCATTCAAGAAGACTATGGGTATGTCTCAAGGGGACATTGATGAATCTCTACTGTATGCTAAG TTTGATTTTGAGTGCCGTGCCCATGGAGCCAATTTCTTGGCCTATCCTCCTGTGGTTGCTGGTGGAAACCGAGCCAATACACTTCATTACATAAACAACAACCAGATTGTCAAG AATGGGGAGATGGTGCTACTTGATggagggtgtgaatacttttgttATGTCAGTGATATTACTCGCACCTGGCCGGTGAACGGAAA GTTCAGCCCTGCCCAGGCAGAGTTGTATGAGGCGGTGTTGGAGGTGCAgaaggcctgtctgtctctgtgctcCCCAGGGGTCAGTCTGGACCACATCTACAGCACCATGTTGGCTCTGCTGGGACGCCAACTCAGACAGCTGGGCATCGTGAAGGGCTCCACCAGTGATGCTGATGCACTTaag GCGGCGCGGCGCTACTGCCCCCACCATGTTGGTCACTACCTGGGCATGGATGTGCACGATACCCCTGAGCTTTCCCGCTCTCAGCCCCTCCAGCCTGGAATGGCAATCACAATAGAGCCAG ggCTGTACATATGTGAGGACGATGACCAGGTTCCAGAGCGATTCCGTGGACTTGGGGTGAGAATAGAGGACGACGTTGTGATTCAAGACGAGATAAACCCCTTGATCCTGTCCTCTGACACACCCAAAACCATTGCTGATGTTGAAAGAGCATGTGCACAGAGTTAG